The sequence agatatttaaatattccagttttatatatttgatttagatATCCAACTATCTAGATATTCGTATACTTGTaagattaatttctatttaacatcttttttttcaattcaatgatcaatttttattttttatttttatggggGAAACAAATAAGTAAAGTACCTTGGAATAAGGGCGACACGGACCAGATTTGAATGCAGGAGCTGCTAGTGAATTGTCCAAGAATCATCTCCATGTAGTAAAAGGGTTTGCTGATGACAAAGAGTACCACTACATAAGGGATGAGAAAAGCACCGCCGCCATTCTTATAAGCTGTATATGGAAATCGCCAAACGTTCCCAAGACCGACAGAGAATGCTACACAGGACATGAGAAATTCCATTCCGTTTTTCCATTGAGCTCTTTCCTTGTTCCTCTCTATCACACCTTCCTCCTTAATCGAAATCAATATaaggaattttgaaaaatttcgcaaaaagaGAAGTAAAAACATtccaatttatacatatatataatgtgtctATTAAATTTACTCTATTTTCAATCTCATTTCCGTCGGCTGATAAGACGGATGGTTGGAATATTGTTCGACTCGTATCAATGACGTAACTctgaaaaatcaattgtttATTATCTCATGATTTTTTTCCATAGTACAGATAACACTACACAGccataagatataaattatttacgctCCTTGATCATAATTGTGTGTAATCAGATTGctctcgataaaattatatgagaatGTTATTTACGATGTGATGTGATATCGCAAAGATATGTTGTGGGTTATCTggataatttaacatttgtatcacaattattttaatatatatatatatatatatatatatatatatatatatatatatatatatgcttctcACATTAGAATAAAATCGCAAACTCTTATTAGATTTGTATTAGCAGTCAGACAATTTTGAACATAAAAcaggaaaagatatatataattttaatgtcttAATAATACTGCATCGTTTTtgcataaagtaaataaaaatcatatatgaaTCAGTTAACTGATGACATACTTCACCAGATTTACTaatgacaatttaattttaaaaaattaaaaagtttttagctTTAATATCATGCAGTACACGTTACAATTTGTAAAAGTAGCTAAGAGTACTTACAATAGATAATGTATGTatcttgcaataaatattgattaattacagTGACAAGATAGATAATAATGAAACTGCAGTAACATTGTCgtaaattattcgatttaatgttttattacagTGTCTTGCAAAATCTCTGATATTATGTAAGCATTATCATAAAGGGATAAGTACATTCATGAATTAACTTCTGACAAATTCTTTAACCACAAGCAATTTCGAGATTTAAGCTGGCAGTTGAACAGTGATAATTAATGACTATTTAATGAAACGAgaataaaatgagaatatGTATATGCTCAAATAACGAATGTATATCTCCGCAAACATTCGTGTTTATCCGCGCAAGTAGGATCGCATCAACATTATGTACAGACAAAGATTATCATATGAATAAAGCTATTTGAAATTCAGCTATTGGAAATTATCTCTTcatttgtaagaaattttcaatttgcagttttaagataatattgtttataatgcGCTAATCAAAgagcttatatgtatatttctaattttgtaaattaaaatattataaattattattgttttctatttttatatatcatataattaaagatatagagaatatacatgtacgcaaaaaaaaatgtatatatatatatatatatatatatatatatatatatatatatatgcacgtatacaaataatatttgttaaaaaattaaaaattttctaaataatatattttattttacgtatttaATTTGCtgtcaatattacaatatagatGAAGATAAAGATATCTTTCCTCCcaaaaatttactaattttttctcctaacaattttctttttactcgtatattttttacacctTTATACACTAAtcatcgatataataaaattataagccataatcttataataaataatagtatacgcaaagttttatatatatatatatatatatatatatatatatatattttttttaatttatttatttacaataatatatgccCGAACCTTTGTGTGTTCCATTTTGATTTGTTTCGGCAATCGCTTCTTTTTCGCGCGATATGATCCACTatttaactttctttttttcaaaattttgcacGCGTCTTAGCCAGTCGGCAGTCTTTGATAGACTGCTTAAAGAATTCGCGCAACGTATACGTGCATATAGCGATCTATATGCGCAATCCTTTCCATCAGATTAAAGCGCGCGCACTACTTAGTCACAGTAATCAGGCTCGATAAAACTTTGacatctttctcttcttctctctctctctctctctctctctctctcaccttCTTAATGTTCTCTATTTTATcacatcttttatttatttgtttgtttttcgtattaattttcacgtcgcgtaatatatctatataataatagggTATTATGGTGTATTGCATAGCGAAAAATCTCTTCtcctttcatttatttttacttttgcgACGTTTAATTAACCGTTTTGctgatatgtaattttattagcgaaaaatatatatcttgatgtttttttcctgcaattgtaaaaaaaaggtatTAAAATCAACAATCGAGATTTATCTTCAACCAAAAGTTGTTATTTAACCGAATATCATTTCtctgaagaaaagaaataaaatgaatcttttgcaaatttgtCTTAcagcgaaaaagaaaatattatgaacATAGATAAGATGATGCgcatggaaaatttttttacgaaaataataaaagataatttttatcgtagATGTTAAAATCTTACATTATATCGCATACTATTTGCTTAAAGATTCTCACACCTGTTAAAGTTTGCCCACACAAAAATGACTAATCCGAATGGCATTCTGTAACAAAACGGTTCAAACGTAAACGGCAATCAACttccgttatttttatttcgccaATGCAAGATAATGACTGATATACTGAAATactcttaataattaatatacaattgcacaatatcaaattatagtGTGCATTGagttgtttatttaattattaatatgtaattacaaaattatataattacataaatatagataagagaatagtaaaataactgaaataaaaaagaaaatttacaagtCTTAACAGATTAAACGtcaatttcaattatcaaGTGCATgggagaaattttaatatgaagtaaaaacaattaaatttttgtaacatgatatatattttatttggctAGTTTccaatttatgatataataagttGGCACAATTTTAAACGTATACATATCAAAGCACCAAATCAAAGAACAaagtatatatcttaaaatttataagattaccCACAGATTACGTAATGTGATCGATGACTCGTAACTACGTCCGTGTATAATATAGAgcggaaatattttacacgaaATGTATTCACGTCCAATTGTAATTCAAAAAGGTAAATCAAACAACACGATTCATAGCAGTAAATATATAGTGCCACCGGCATAGTACCACGATCGTATTGTCAATATTCGTGTGCCCATCTTTTGTCTCGTAATAGTATAGCTCTACTCTAGttttctaaaatgttttaaaaaatgttttaaaatgtttaaaaaatattttatcttaaaaagtttcgattaaaaatacgcatttttataaaacctaatataattatgtatgtgtaagcgtgcataatgtaataaataaataatttgtaaaaaaagatataatacacattattattgtacaataatatgtataaaataagaataagtgCAACACGTGCgaatacacaaatatacacagatttataaaaaaacaaatgattaatttttttctacaattacattatattatgtaagcTAATAAAAGCTTAcaacattagaaaaattagaaagaaaatggaacaataaataaaatttggctcttttatttaaaaaatatcttcattaGACCGCCTtgaacttttaatttcttcttcgtCTTAAACGCTTCCCATTCTCTATGTATCTTCGAGTTCTTAGGTCCCCATTTACTTTGCGAAGGTCGAAATGCTGTTTTGACAGactataatatgttttaaaattttaaggattagtttccaatttttttttttattttatattcttgaatttGATATACATGTGTATTGAGATACCTACTTCCGTAAAAGACAATGATATTCTGTTTGCGACAATTTTTTGACCGATCCACCATACTATAGGAGATACGCCTAAAGCCAGCAGAAACCATCCTAttcctaattaaaaaataaaaagataagtttTTGCTTCATAtcgttaataatgataatgatttttaagcCTACTTTGGACAATTCATAACTCGCGACAGAATTTTTCTCTGACATTGTATATGCAGtgcaatataaaaagcattcaaataattaaaaaagcacggtatataaagttataaacatAAAGTTCTATCATCCAAAATGGgcttaaaatatcgaaaaagttTTACTGACCGTAAGCATAATCGGGAAATCGTACACCGTTGTACATAACCGGCTCGTAAGTTGCGCACGTATAGATCAGTATGATTATCATGAGCAAGGGTGTGATTAAGAGCCAACATGCTCGCCAATAGAAACCTAGTCTCTTACCCAGCATAAATTCCATATCGTCAAGAAAATTCGACAGACCATACACCCAGAAAATAGTTATTATCTCGAGAACGCCGACAATTATTGCTACGAAGGTTCCCCCGTAGTAATCGACCAATGTTATGAGCCATTGACCAccctgtgtgtgtgtatgcgtataatcgatatttattgatttattaatatatttatcgatttattattaatattatatataatattaaatcttaacaCAAGTTTATGTTTCaagtttattgaaaatatattttttttctataactgttttaaaatatttaaaattgttattcaagcatacaaaaaaattttttttgtgattggAATATATCCtggagcaaaaaaatatttatttattaaaataatcatttcttGTTTATATAACTACTAAAATAGATGCAAGCCAAGATGGAAGaccgattaaatatatatattcaatattaaataatagattgaGCGTTAAACGCATCAGGTTTAAActgaaatttttgcattactCGAATGTAGACTTATCGATCGGTTAGGATATCGATTAAgtcagatatttataaaagtgatATACTTGTATCAATTTGAGAGCtaatataagtttaatttaacgTACCGGAGTAATGTAAATGAGACTGACGACGTAGCCGAAGGAGGTGACGAAGAGCACCACTAACCATTGCCTGACTTTCGGTAAATGATCGCGCAAGGCATTAAATATCGCACTGCACAATGCGACGGCGCTTCCTATACCGAGAACAAATAACATGACGAAAAACATTACGGCAAACAGCTGTGGCACAAAAGTAAAACGCGATAGAGCATCCGGATACGAGATGAAGGCTAATCCGGTGCCCCCACGGACCACCTTGGCGATATTCGTCGTGCCCATCTCGTGAGCCAGATTACCGAGGATACCGAAGATCGTACAGCCGGCCATCAGACTAGTAAACGTATCCAGCGTTGTCACTATCATTACAtctctgaaataaaataaagtatatgtgtagaataaagtaaaaagcGCATTTTAATATCGCTATCTTTGAGCAAATTATCCAAAAATTCGGAAAAactaaaaagtgaaaaatatgattaaaaaataaaatgtgataatgACGATGACTTGCCGGAAAATGACATATTTCggacatataaataaacaataaatttatataagtaaacaatttttcaacaaaaatttaaaataaaaatcagctaatgtaatatttatgattcgatttatgattaaattttattttaaggcaTAACGAATTTCTTACCTGTCCACCCTGTGTCCGAAATTGTTGTAAGACGAGTAGTTGATGATCGGGCCGAAGCAGACcgataatgaaaagaaacaCTGCGTGATAGCAGCGTACCAGACGGTAGGCTTCCACAAGGCGTCCCATTTCGGAGTGACGAAGAAAAGAATACCGTTAACGGCGCCCTCGAGGGTGATGGCTCTGATCAGCAGAGCCGTCATTACA is a genomic window of Cataglyphis hispanica isolate Lineage 1 chromosome 5, ULB_Chis1_1.0, whole genome shotgun sequence containing:
- the LOC126849848 gene encoding sodium-dependent nutrient amino acid transporter 1-like, translating into MAKRGKMEDGTYKQSGYTNEAFQLDSFDSRENVPPDYKTATQLDKQQEQSENSAITKETEWGGRLEFLMACIATSVGLGNVWRFPFTAYENGGGAFLIPYIVVLILVGKPFYFLEGLLGQFTNRSCVRTWYMTPAMKGLGYSQVFVAFCIISYYCALMALTLYYLAMSFQSELPWSVCRTEWRNYCIDAISNNSISETRNFTVQSSAELYFRKIVLQEYESIERGIGAPSWQLAICLFFSWACIFGLLSLGVKSTGKAAYFLALFPYVVMTALLIRAITLEGAVNGILFFVTPKWDALWKPTVWYAAITQCFFSLSVCFGPIINYSSYNNFGHRVDRDVMIVTTLDTFTSLMAGCTIFGILGNLAHEMGTTNIAKVVRGGTGLAFISYPDALSRFTFVPQLFAVMFFVMLFVLGIGSAVALCSAIFNALRDHLPKVRQWLVVLFVTSFGYVVSLIYITPGGQWLITLVDYYGGTFVAIIVGVLEIITIFWVYGLSNFLDDMEFMLGKRLGFYWRACWLLITPLLMIIILIYTCATYEPVMYNGVRFPDYAYGIGWFLLALGVSPIVWWIGQKIVANRISLSFTESVKTAFRPSQSKWGPKNSKIHREWEAFKTKKKLKVQGGLMKIFFK